The following coding sequences lie in one Apium graveolens cultivar Ventura chromosome 3, ASM990537v1, whole genome shotgun sequence genomic window:
- the LOC141711724 gene encoding kinesin-like protein KIN-14F: protein MPREGKMDSLVFPHENLRGLKGLISCNNKNKANHNNFNCGGAATEDIINDSELALRKAGEAASRRYEAVRWLRKMEQGASEVLSKEPSEEEFCLALRNGLILCNVLNKVNPGAVLKVVENPVIDVDATEGAAQSAIQYFENMRNFLVAVRDMKLLTFEASDLEKGGSSNKVVDCILCLKGYFEWMQAGGIGVWRYGGTVRITSLRKESPSTLFGSESADDSFDESESSQYDDLLELLQFSGDVSLEESKIASELSVLFDRFAVGLLQAYLADMNGFEELPLNSMVLDTVIRNVTKKLLTVISSQGNQIGHHFKIILKGNGLALSKSEFLEAIKHYLYQRTSLVSSDNPRLCICGGKYNGMWNGDANFVDKDKVNNLQRKQEELESSFKETRLEVQQAHLTWKQELDRLVNHTKSLEVAASSYHKVLEENRLLHNQVLDLKGTIRVYCRVKPVDDAKSTVEYIGENGDIMIVNPHKQGKDSRRIYSFNKVFGANVTQQQIYVDTQPLIRSVLDGYNVCIFAYGQTGSGKTYTMSGPDLTTQETWGVNFRALRDLFAISKERADAIEYEIGVQMIEIYNEQVRDLLVINSSNRRLEIRNNSQLNGLNVPDASLVPVKCPQDVLDLMEVGLKNRAVGATALNVRSSRSHSILTIHVRGKDLVSGSILKGCLHLVDLAGSERVDKSEAVGDRLKEAQHINRSLSALGDVIAALAQKSTHIPYRNSKLTQVLQESLGGHAKTLMFVHITPEVNAIGETISTLKFAERVGSIELGAAKSNKETGEIRDIKEEISHLKLALEKKEAELEQLRKTNLRGPSPLRVPRQNITANLKPDICQQTVDNTKDSEIRSCSSGKQRKYRLPSKFTDKDVLPKLSFLPEERSTCSGNPRSPSPPVRRSISTDRGALMRSRGKLDITDRSMKLQFPPKVSTNKSFATILEIQSNETSRKGCSGVQDSNSDASSRLQKVKPRKFLSENEEDQFKQALNVSGIRKSKADSMVKANHQLHKVQKSDFAVNFLSDVNTGGAREDLQKSDFSEPENEQKFAKPLTRGNFKPKKFHRDFLRNSQYVESRDPAQALDSILPGVNENKLSNNILWNPKEGSTLSKPESKRSRSSPRGKFVLLP from the exons ATGCCGCGGGAAGGCAAAATGGATTCACTAGTTTTTCCTCACGAAAATTTGAGAGGTCTGAAGGGGTTGATCAGCTGTAACAACAAGAACAAGGCTAATCATAACAATTTTAACTGCGGTGGTGCGGCTACGGAGGACATCATTAATGACAGTGAATTGGCTCTCAGAAAAGCTGGTGAAGCAG CATCACGAAGATACGAAGCAGTGCGATGGCTGAGGAAAATGGAGCAAGGTGCGTCAGAGGTGCTTTCGAAAGAGCCTTCAGAAGAAGAATTCTGCTTAGCTCTTCGCAATGGTCTCATTCTCTGCAACGTCCTCAACAAAGTCAATCCCGGGGCCGTTCTCAAA GTAGTAGAGAATCCAGTAATCGATGTTGACGCAACCGAAGGTGCAGCACAGTCTGCAATTCAGTATTTTGAGAATATGAGGAATTTCCTTGTTGCTGTTAGAGACATGAAGCTATTAACATTCGAAGCTTCTGATTTGGAGAAG GGAGGCTCGTCGAATAAAGTTGTGGATTGCATTCTTTGTTTAAAAGGTTATTTTGAGTGGATGCAAGCCGGTGGAATTGGAGTGTGGAGGTATGGTGGAACAGTGAGGATTACATCCTTACGGAAGGAATCACCTTCTACGCTGTTTGGTAGTGAAAGTGCAgatgattcttttgatgaatctgaatcatcACAATACGATGACCTATTAGAACTTCTTCAGTTTTCTGGTGATGTCTCACTTGAAGAATCCAAAATAGCCAGTGAGTTGAGTGTTCTGTTTGATCGATTTGCAGTAGGACTTTTACAAGCCTATCTTGCCGATATGAATGGATTTGAAGAGCTTCCATTAAATTCAATG GTACTGGATACTGTTATTAGGAATGTCACAAAAAAACTCTTGACAGTCATCAGCTCTCAAGGCAATCAG ATTGGACACCATTTTAAGATAATATTAAAAGGCAATGGCTTAGCTCTGTCCAAGTCTGAATTTCTAGAAGCTATCAAACACTATCTCTATCAAAGGACTAGTTTGGTATCAAGCGATAACCCTAGGTTATGCATTTGTGGTGGGAAATACAATGGCATGTGGAATGGAGATGCTAACTTTGTTGATAAAGATAAAGTAAATAATCTTCAACGGAAACAAGAG GAGTTAGAATCTTCTTTCAAAGAGACAAGGCTGGAAGTTCAGCAGGCTCATTTAACCTGGAAACAAGAACTTGACAGGCTTG TTAATCATACCAAGAGCCTTGAAGTGGCTGCTTCTTCATACCATAAAGTTCTGGAAGAAAACCGCCTCCTACACAATCAGGTTCTAGACTTGAAAG GAACAATCAGAGTTTATTGTAGAGTGAAGCCTGTAGATGATGCAAAATCCACGGTGGAATATATTGGAGAAAATGGAGATATTATGATCGTGAATCCACATAAACAAGGAAAAGATTCAAGAAGGATTTACTCTTTCAACAAGGTCTTTGGAGCGAATGTGACACAAC AACAAATATATGTAGACACTCAACCGCTGATAAGATCGGTTCttgatggttataatgtttgtatATTCGCTTATGGGCAGACTGGCTCAGGCAAAACATACACAATG AGTGGCCCTGACTTGACAACACAGGAAACATGGGGTGTCAACTTTCGAGCCTTACGAGACTTGTTTGCAATTTCAAAGGAAAGGGCAGATGCTATAGAATATGAAATTGGTGTGCAAATGATTGAAATTTATAATGAACAAGTCAGAGATCTGCTAGTCATCAATAGTTCTAACAGAAG GCTCGAAATACGAAACAATTCTCAATTGAACGGTCTCAATGTTCCTGACGCATCTTTGGTCCCAGTTAAATGTCCCCAAGATGTTCTTGATTTAATGGAAGTCGGCCTTAAGAATCGTGCTGTTGGAGCAACTGCTTTGAATGTGAGGAGTAGTCGTTCTCACAG CATATTAACTATTCATGTTCGAGGAAAGGACCTAGTTTCAGGGTCAATATTAAAGGGTTGCCTTCATCTTGTGGATCTAGCTGGAAGCGAAAGAGTGGATAAATCTGAGGCAGTAGGTGATCGATTGAAGGAAGCTCAACATATTAACAGGTCTCTATCTGCACTTGGAGATGTAATTGCTGCTCTTGCACAAAAAAGTACACATATTCCCTACAGAAATAGCAAGCTAACTCAAGTACTTCAAGAATCATTAG GAGGACATGCAAAAACATTAATGTTTGTGCATATAACTCCTGAGGTTAATGCCATAGGAGAGACTATCAGTACCCTGAAGTTCGCTGAGAGGGTTGGTTCAATCGAACTTGGTGCAGCTAAATCTAATAAAGAAACTGGCGAAATCCGAGATATCAAGGAGGAg ATTTCGCATCTGAAGCTGGCCTTAGAGAAAAAGGAGGCTGAACTTGAACAACTAAGAAAGACAAATCTTCGAGGGCCTTCACCCCTTCGAGTACCAAGGCAAAACATTACTGCCAACTTGAAGCCTGATATTTGTCAGCAGACTGTTGATAACACTAAAGACTCTGAG ATTAGAAGCTGCTCCTCGGGTAAACAGAGAAAGTATCGCCTCCCCTCTAAATTTACAGACAAGGATGTATTGCCAAAATTGTCTTTCCTACCAGAGGAGAGATCAACTTGTTCTGGAAATCCAAGGTCACCTTCGCCCCCTGTTAGGAGATCCATATCAACAGACAGGGGAGCTCTCATGAGAAGTAGGGGCAAACTTGATATAACTGATCGGTCGATGAAATTACAGTTTCCCCCAAAAGTTTCTACAAATAAATCTTTTGCCACTATACTGGAAATTCAATCAAACGAGACCAGCAGAAAAGGATGCTCAGGTGTACAAGACAGTAACTCTGATGCATCTTCAAGACTGCAGAAGGTAAAGCCCAGAAAATTCCTGTCAGAAAATGAAGAAGATCAGTTTAAGCAGGCTCTTAATGTAAGTGGCATCAGGAAAAGCAAGGCCGATAGCATGGTAAAGGCCAATCATCAGCTGCATAAGGTTCAGAAATCTGATTTTGCAGTTAATTTTCTCTCCGATGTAAATACTGGGGGAGCAAGGGAGGACCTTCAGAAGAGTGATTTCTCAGAGCCTGAAAATGAACAAAAGTTTGCTAAGCCACTAACACGTGGTAACTTTAAGCCTAAAAAGTTCCACCGAGACTTCTTAAGGAATTCTCAGTATGTGGAATCAAG AGACCCTGCACAAGCATTGGATTCCATTTTGCCTGGGGTAAATGAAAATAAGCTTTCAAACAATATACTTTGGAATCCAAAAGAAGGCAGCACTCTTTCAAAGCCTGAATCTAAAAGGAGCCGATCTTCTCCCCGCGGAAAATTTGTGCTTTTACCTTGA